A DNA window from Daucus carota subsp. sativus chromosome 3, DH1 v3.0, whole genome shotgun sequence contains the following coding sequences:
- the LOC108212619 gene encoding B3 domain-containing protein LFL1: protein MAENQEKTLAMPSNPSRADTNSSRYKKKEEAPIREASQEQEVKDSISQFLFEKKLTHSDVKGQNRIIIPKAYAEQFFGEFAKLKTSARIFMDDMRTGKVWNFCFRSWQNGASRMYVLEGTGKYTLEKNVQVGDFIMLYKDSQTQKYRISTRKKAEEGGIYQPEQDGLPQTNFPVNYEGKNHVQTIKFEVVDEYQPEFLAPEDQTSQLGHAPAKIDEEYVMKNFNMSWDAFINFNPFEL, encoded by the exons ATGGctgaaaatcaagaaaaaacaCTAGCAATGCCATCAAACCCTTCTCGTGCAGACACAAATTCAAGCAGGTACAAGAAGAAGGAAGAAGCCCCAATCCGTGAAGCATCCCAA gaGCAGGAAGTTAAAGACTCCATAAGCCAATTTTTGTTCGAGAAGAAATTAACTCATAGTGATGTAAAGGGTCAGAATCGAATAATAATCCCGAAG GCATATGCTGAGCAGTTCTTCGGAGAATTCGCAAAGCTAAAGACTTCTGCTCGAATATTCATGGATGATATGAGAACTGGGAAAGTTTGGAACTTTTGTTTCAG GAGTTGGCAAAATGGTGCAAGCCGGATGTATGTACTGGAAGGAACTG GAAAGTATACACTAGAGAAAAACGTCCAAGTTGGAGATTTTATCATGCTCTACAAAGATAGTCAGACACAAAAAtat CGAATCAGCACGCGTAAAAAAGCAGAGGAAGGGGGTATTTACCAACCGGAACAGGATGGCCTGCCACAAACCAATTTCCCAGTGAATTATGAAGGTAAAAATCATGTGCAAACTATCAAATTTGAAGTTGTCGATGAATATCAACCAGAGTTTCTTGCTCCTGAGGACCAAACAAGTCAGTTGGGCCATGCACCTGCAAAAATTGATGAAGAATATGTGATGAAGAATTTCAACATGTCATGGGATGCATTTATCAATTTCAACCCATTTGAGCTTTAA